The proteins below are encoded in one region of Arthrobacter sp. CJ23:
- a CDS encoding MFS transporter codes for MERDLADNSLEKVSPERLRKVVRASFAGTVVEWFDFAIYGYMATHIAATFFSSKDPVTGLLETFAVFAVAFALRPLGGIFFGRLGDRLGRKKILVLTVLLMSGSTAAIGLIPSHETIGIWAAVLLVLSRCLQGFSAGGEYAGATIYVVEHSPDRRRARYSSAMSAATFSSFALAAGLGALLSFILPPEAMGDWGWRILFLLSVPMGLIAFYIRAKLHESPEFQAMIDDSASRPAPSLGVVFRTQWPAMLRLGGFVMLTALSFYIYSTYMSTFLIKVVGLPQHLALFSSLISLTLATALAPVMGRVSDRIGRRPTMQTAAGLLAILTIPAYMIAEQGTFAAAVASQLLIGLGAVTANVVTSVLMSEMFSTDVRFAASGTCYNITYAVFGGTAPFLATWLVAGTGYSLSPAIYVATIAVASFLVATFLMPETAGRPLRRYHDDPVPTVPARAVASQSVSGA; via the coding sequence ATGGAACGCGACCTTGCAGACAATTCGCTGGAGAAGGTGAGCCCGGAGCGCCTGCGTAAAGTGGTACGGGCCTCTTTTGCCGGGACTGTGGTGGAGTGGTTCGATTTTGCCATCTACGGCTACATGGCAACCCACATTGCCGCTACGTTCTTCTCATCCAAGGATCCGGTTACGGGTCTGCTCGAGACGTTTGCCGTGTTCGCTGTGGCGTTCGCGCTGCGGCCCTTGGGCGGGATCTTTTTCGGACGCTTGGGCGATCGTCTTGGACGTAAGAAGATCCTGGTGCTGACCGTCCTGCTCATGTCCGGATCCACGGCCGCAATCGGACTCATCCCAAGCCACGAGACGATCGGCATCTGGGCCGCCGTCCTACTGGTGCTTTCCCGGTGTTTGCAGGGCTTTTCTGCCGGGGGCGAATACGCGGGCGCCACCATCTATGTCGTCGAACACAGCCCCGACAGGCGCAGGGCACGTTACTCGTCCGCCATGTCCGCGGCGACGTTCTCCTCATTCGCCCTCGCCGCTGGACTCGGAGCGCTGCTCAGCTTCATCCTGCCCCCCGAGGCCATGGGCGATTGGGGCTGGCGCATCCTCTTCCTACTGTCAGTGCCGATGGGCCTGATCGCGTTCTACATTCGCGCCAAGCTCCACGAGTCTCCTGAGTTCCAAGCGATGATCGATGATTCAGCCTCCCGGCCCGCCCCGTCTTTGGGAGTCGTCTTCCGCACCCAGTGGCCCGCGATGCTGCGTCTAGGCGGGTTCGTGATGCTCACGGCGCTCTCCTTTTACATTTACTCCACGTACATGTCGACCTTCCTGATCAAGGTGGTCGGCCTGCCCCAGCACCTCGCGCTGTTCTCGAGCTTGATCTCGCTGACCCTCGCGACGGCGCTCGCCCCCGTGATGGGCCGCGTCTCGGATCGCATAGGGCGCCGCCCCACCATGCAGACAGCCGCTGGCCTCCTGGCCATCCTCACCATTCCCGCGTATATGATCGCCGAACAGGGAACGTTCGCAGCCGCCGTTGCGAGCCAACTGCTCATAGGACTCGGCGCCGTGACCGCTAATGTCGTGACTTCGGTCCTTATGTCGGAAATGTTCTCGACTGACGTGCGCTTCGCGGCATCTGGCACCTGTTACAACATCACCTACGCGGTGTTCGGCGGCACCGCACCCTTCCTGGCAACGTGGCTTGTTGCCGGAACCGGATACTCGCTCTCCCCCGCCATCTACGTCGCAACCATCGCCGTCGCATCATTCCTCGTCGCCACCTTCCTCATGCCCGAGACCGCAGGACGGCCTCTCCGCCGCTACCACGACGACCCCGTTCCCACAGTGCCCGCGCGCGCCGTGGCCTCACAATCGGTGTCCGGGGCCTGA